A stretch of Mesoplodon densirostris isolate mMesDen1 chromosome 9, mMesDen1 primary haplotype, whole genome shotgun sequence DNA encodes these proteins:
- the URGCP gene encoding up-regulator of cell proliferation isoform X1 yields the protein MASPGHSDLGEVVPEIKASERRTAVAIADLEWREMEGDDDGPNEAQDSDFPTVERSRLQEMLSLLGLETYQAQKLSLQDSLQISSDSMKNWAPQAPKDLPWNFLRKLQALNAEARNTTMVLDVPPDTRPVEKESQVEEEIIYWDTADDISADIYSFSELPTPDTPVNPLDLLCALLLSSDSFLQQEIVLKMSLCQFALPLVLPDPENHYHTFLLWAMRGTVRTWGSQPPRAVGSFREDSVVLSRTPAFAFVRMEVSSNSKSQLLNAVLSPGHRQRDCFWHRDLNLGTNPREIADGLVEISWFLPSGREDLDIFPEPVAFLNLRGDIGSHWLQFKLLAEISSAVFILTDNISKKEYKLLCSMKGSATQYYFILSPYRGKRNTNLRLLNRLIPVLKMDPSHVLVKVSSTDSAGFVRRVRAIVAHVTRAPCRRVSVEDMAHAARKLGLKVDEDCDECQRAKDRMEQITRKIQDSDAYRRAELWLQGDPWRKAAQVERELCQAQWAGDPPERCRAELRHRLLELRTQQNGHDPAWGLQEFISGISSPSLGEKQYFLRWMEWGLARAAQPRPRPSPETMRTLRAKHRGAVDVSEPLWPEPLGVEHFLREMGQFYEAESCLVEAGKLPAGQRRFAHFPGLALELLLKGLPLELIDGNTLSAPLRWVTGLLKELHVRLDRRSRLVVLSVLGVPGTGKSTLLNTMFGLRFATGRGRAPRGAFMQLLTVAESFSQDLGCDHILVIHSGGLIGGALTEAGESLEQEASLATLIMGLSDVTVVSLAETRDIPPAILHAFLRLEKTGHMPNYQFVYQSLQDASAPGSKPRDRKQFPDEPRDVSRATVHMEDQGGGIRTLAGLAFCDPEKQHVWHIPGLWHGVPPMAAVSLGYSEAIFELKRCLLENIRNGLSNQNKNIQQLIELVRRL from the exons ATTTGGAATGGAGAGAAATGGAAGGAGATGATG aTGGTCCGAATGAGGCTCAGGACAGTGACTTTCCAACAG TGGAGAGGAGCAGACTACAAGAAATGCTGTCCCTCTTGGGACTAGAGACATACCAGGCACAGAAACTCAGCCTCCAGGACTCCTTGCAGATCAGTAGTGACAGCATGAAGAACTGGGCTCCACAGGCTCCCAAAGACTTGCCCTGGAATTTCCTCAGGAAGCTGCAGGCCCTCAACGCCGAAGCCAGGAACACCACCATGGTGCTGGACGTACCCCCGGACACCAGGCCTGTGGAGAAGGAGAGCCAGGTGGAAGAGGAGATCATCTACTGGGACACGGCCGATGACATCTCTGCGGACATCTATTCCTTCTCTGAGCTGCCAACACCCGATACGCCTGTGAACCCCTTGGACCTTCTCTGTGCCCTTCTGCTTTCCTCGGATAGTTTCCTGCAACAAGAAATCGTGCTCAAAATGTCCCTCTGCCAGTTTGCACTCCCTCTCGTTCTGCCCGACCCAGAAAACCACTACCACACGTTTCTGCTGTGGGCCATGAGGGGGACTGTGCGGACATGGGGGTCACAGCCCCCAAGGGCGGTGGGCAGCTTCAGAGAAGACAGCGTGGTCCTGTCGCGAACGCCCGCCTTCGCCTTCGTGCGCATGGAGGTCAGCAGCAACTCCAAGTCCCAGCTTCTCAACGCCGTGCTCAGCCCTGGCCACAGGCAGCGGGACTGTTTCTGGCATCGGGATCTGAACTTGGGCACCAACCCTCGGGAGATTGCGGATGGGCTGGTGGAGATTTCCTGGTTTCTTCCCAGTGGCAGGGAGGACTTGGACATTTTCCCAGAGCCCGTGGCCTTTCTCAACCTGAGAGGTGACATCGGCTCTCACTGGCTGCAGTTTAAGCTCTTGGCGGAAATCTCCTCGGCCGTGTTCATCTTGACCGACAACATCAGCAAGAAAGAATACAAGCTGCTGTGCTCCATGAAGGGGTCGGCCACGCAATACTACTTCATCCTGAGCCCTTACCGCGGGAAGCGAAACACAAACCTGCGGCTTCTCAACAGGTTAATCCCCGTGCTGAAGATGGACCCCTCGCACGTCCTGGTGAAGGTCAGCAGCACGGACAGCGCGGGCTTCGTGCGCCGGGTCCGCGCCATCGTGGCGCACGtgacccgggccccctgcaggaGGGTATCCGTGGAGGACATGGCGCACGCGGCCCGTAAGCTGGGGCTAAAGGTCGACGAGGACTGCGACGAGTGCCAGCGGGCGAAGGACCGGATGGAGCAGATCACCAGGAAGATCCAGGACTCGGACGCCTACCGCCGGGCCGAGCTGTGGCTCCAGGGGGACCCGTGGAGAAAGGCGGCCCAGGTGGAGAGGGAGCTCTGCCAGGCCCAGTGGGCTGGGGACCCCCCTGAGAGGTGCAGGGCTGAGCTGAGGCATCGGCTGCTGGAACTTCGAACGCAGCAGAACGGCCACGACCCTGCCTGGGGGCTTCAGGAGTTCATCTCGGGCATCAGCAGCCCCTCTCTGGGCGAGAAGCAGTACTTCCTGAGGTGGATGGAGTGGGGACTGGCCCGGGCGGCCCAGCCAAGGCCAAGACCGTCTCCGGAGACGATGCGTACCCTGAGAGCAAAGCACCGTGGGGCCGTGGACGTCAGCGAGCCCCTCTGGCCGGAGCCCCTTGGGGTGGAGCACTTCCTGCGGGAGATGGGGCAGTTCTACGAGGCCGAAAGCTGTCTCGTGGAGGCCGGGAAGCTGCCGGCAGGGCAGAGGCGGTTCGCGCACTTCCCAGGCTTGGCCTTGGAACTGCTGCTGAAGGGGCTCCCCCTGGAGCTGATCGACGGGAACACCCTGAGCGCCCCCCTGCGCTGGGTCACGGGGCTCCTGAAGGAGCTGCACGTCCGCCTGGACAGGAGGTCGCGCCTGGTCGTCCTGTCAGTGCTCGGCGTGCCGGGCACAGGCAAGTCCACCCTCCTCAACACCATGTTTGGGCTGCGGTTTGCCACGGGAAGGGGCCGTGCTCCTCGAGGGGCCTTCATGCAGCTCCTGACAGTGGCCGAGAGCTTCAGCCAGGACCTGGGCTGTGACCACATCCTGGTCATACACTCTGGGGGCTTGATAGGCGGAGCCCTGACCGAGGCAGGGGAGAGCTTGGAGCAGGAGGCTTCCCTGGCCACTCTGATCATGGGGCTGAGCGACGTCACCGTGGTCAGTTTAGCCGAAACGAGGGACATCCCGCCGGCTATCCTGCATGCGTTCCTGAGGCTGGAGAAAACAGGGCACATGCCCAACTATCAGTTTGTGTACCAGAGCCTTCAGGATGCGTCTGCCCCCGGCTCCAAGCCAAGAGACAGGAAGCAGTTCCCGGACGAGCCCAGGGATGTGAGCAGAGCCACGGTGCACATGGAGGATCAGGGCGGCGGGATCCGGACGCTGGCGGGCCTGGCCTTTTGTGACCCTGAGAAGCAGCACGTTTGGCACATCCCTGGCCTGTGGCATGGAGTGCCCCCCATGGCCGCTGTGAGCTTGGGCTACAGTGAGGCCATTTTTGAGTTGAAGAGGTGCCTGCTGGAAAACATCCGGAATGGCCTGtccaaccaaaacaaaaacattcagcAGCTCATCGAGCTGGTACGACGGCTGTGA
- the URGCP gene encoding up-regulator of cell proliferation isoform X2 translates to MEGDDDGPNEAQDSDFPTVERSRLQEMLSLLGLETYQAQKLSLQDSLQISSDSMKNWAPQAPKDLPWNFLRKLQALNAEARNTTMVLDVPPDTRPVEKESQVEEEIIYWDTADDISADIYSFSELPTPDTPVNPLDLLCALLLSSDSFLQQEIVLKMSLCQFALPLVLPDPENHYHTFLLWAMRGTVRTWGSQPPRAVGSFREDSVVLSRTPAFAFVRMEVSSNSKSQLLNAVLSPGHRQRDCFWHRDLNLGTNPREIADGLVEISWFLPSGREDLDIFPEPVAFLNLRGDIGSHWLQFKLLAEISSAVFILTDNISKKEYKLLCSMKGSATQYYFILSPYRGKRNTNLRLLNRLIPVLKMDPSHVLVKVSSTDSAGFVRRVRAIVAHVTRAPCRRVSVEDMAHAARKLGLKVDEDCDECQRAKDRMEQITRKIQDSDAYRRAELWLQGDPWRKAAQVERELCQAQWAGDPPERCRAELRHRLLELRTQQNGHDPAWGLQEFISGISSPSLGEKQYFLRWMEWGLARAAQPRPRPSPETMRTLRAKHRGAVDVSEPLWPEPLGVEHFLREMGQFYEAESCLVEAGKLPAGQRRFAHFPGLALELLLKGLPLELIDGNTLSAPLRWVTGLLKELHVRLDRRSRLVVLSVLGVPGTGKSTLLNTMFGLRFATGRGRAPRGAFMQLLTVAESFSQDLGCDHILVIHSGGLIGGALTEAGESLEQEASLATLIMGLSDVTVVSLAETRDIPPAILHAFLRLEKTGHMPNYQFVYQSLQDASAPGSKPRDRKQFPDEPRDVSRATVHMEDQGGGIRTLAGLAFCDPEKQHVWHIPGLWHGVPPMAAVSLGYSEAIFELKRCLLENIRNGLSNQNKNIQQLIELVRRL, encoded by the exons ATGGAAGGAGATGATG aTGGTCCGAATGAGGCTCAGGACAGTGACTTTCCAACAG TGGAGAGGAGCAGACTACAAGAAATGCTGTCCCTCTTGGGACTAGAGACATACCAGGCACAGAAACTCAGCCTCCAGGACTCCTTGCAGATCAGTAGTGACAGCATGAAGAACTGGGCTCCACAGGCTCCCAAAGACTTGCCCTGGAATTTCCTCAGGAAGCTGCAGGCCCTCAACGCCGAAGCCAGGAACACCACCATGGTGCTGGACGTACCCCCGGACACCAGGCCTGTGGAGAAGGAGAGCCAGGTGGAAGAGGAGATCATCTACTGGGACACGGCCGATGACATCTCTGCGGACATCTATTCCTTCTCTGAGCTGCCAACACCCGATACGCCTGTGAACCCCTTGGACCTTCTCTGTGCCCTTCTGCTTTCCTCGGATAGTTTCCTGCAACAAGAAATCGTGCTCAAAATGTCCCTCTGCCAGTTTGCACTCCCTCTCGTTCTGCCCGACCCAGAAAACCACTACCACACGTTTCTGCTGTGGGCCATGAGGGGGACTGTGCGGACATGGGGGTCACAGCCCCCAAGGGCGGTGGGCAGCTTCAGAGAAGACAGCGTGGTCCTGTCGCGAACGCCCGCCTTCGCCTTCGTGCGCATGGAGGTCAGCAGCAACTCCAAGTCCCAGCTTCTCAACGCCGTGCTCAGCCCTGGCCACAGGCAGCGGGACTGTTTCTGGCATCGGGATCTGAACTTGGGCACCAACCCTCGGGAGATTGCGGATGGGCTGGTGGAGATTTCCTGGTTTCTTCCCAGTGGCAGGGAGGACTTGGACATTTTCCCAGAGCCCGTGGCCTTTCTCAACCTGAGAGGTGACATCGGCTCTCACTGGCTGCAGTTTAAGCTCTTGGCGGAAATCTCCTCGGCCGTGTTCATCTTGACCGACAACATCAGCAAGAAAGAATACAAGCTGCTGTGCTCCATGAAGGGGTCGGCCACGCAATACTACTTCATCCTGAGCCCTTACCGCGGGAAGCGAAACACAAACCTGCGGCTTCTCAACAGGTTAATCCCCGTGCTGAAGATGGACCCCTCGCACGTCCTGGTGAAGGTCAGCAGCACGGACAGCGCGGGCTTCGTGCGCCGGGTCCGCGCCATCGTGGCGCACGtgacccgggccccctgcaggaGGGTATCCGTGGAGGACATGGCGCACGCGGCCCGTAAGCTGGGGCTAAAGGTCGACGAGGACTGCGACGAGTGCCAGCGGGCGAAGGACCGGATGGAGCAGATCACCAGGAAGATCCAGGACTCGGACGCCTACCGCCGGGCCGAGCTGTGGCTCCAGGGGGACCCGTGGAGAAAGGCGGCCCAGGTGGAGAGGGAGCTCTGCCAGGCCCAGTGGGCTGGGGACCCCCCTGAGAGGTGCAGGGCTGAGCTGAGGCATCGGCTGCTGGAACTTCGAACGCAGCAGAACGGCCACGACCCTGCCTGGGGGCTTCAGGAGTTCATCTCGGGCATCAGCAGCCCCTCTCTGGGCGAGAAGCAGTACTTCCTGAGGTGGATGGAGTGGGGACTGGCCCGGGCGGCCCAGCCAAGGCCAAGACCGTCTCCGGAGACGATGCGTACCCTGAGAGCAAAGCACCGTGGGGCCGTGGACGTCAGCGAGCCCCTCTGGCCGGAGCCCCTTGGGGTGGAGCACTTCCTGCGGGAGATGGGGCAGTTCTACGAGGCCGAAAGCTGTCTCGTGGAGGCCGGGAAGCTGCCGGCAGGGCAGAGGCGGTTCGCGCACTTCCCAGGCTTGGCCTTGGAACTGCTGCTGAAGGGGCTCCCCCTGGAGCTGATCGACGGGAACACCCTGAGCGCCCCCCTGCGCTGGGTCACGGGGCTCCTGAAGGAGCTGCACGTCCGCCTGGACAGGAGGTCGCGCCTGGTCGTCCTGTCAGTGCTCGGCGTGCCGGGCACAGGCAAGTCCACCCTCCTCAACACCATGTTTGGGCTGCGGTTTGCCACGGGAAGGGGCCGTGCTCCTCGAGGGGCCTTCATGCAGCTCCTGACAGTGGCCGAGAGCTTCAGCCAGGACCTGGGCTGTGACCACATCCTGGTCATACACTCTGGGGGCTTGATAGGCGGAGCCCTGACCGAGGCAGGGGAGAGCTTGGAGCAGGAGGCTTCCCTGGCCACTCTGATCATGGGGCTGAGCGACGTCACCGTGGTCAGTTTAGCCGAAACGAGGGACATCCCGCCGGCTATCCTGCATGCGTTCCTGAGGCTGGAGAAAACAGGGCACATGCCCAACTATCAGTTTGTGTACCAGAGCCTTCAGGATGCGTCTGCCCCCGGCTCCAAGCCAAGAGACAGGAAGCAGTTCCCGGACGAGCCCAGGGATGTGAGCAGAGCCACGGTGCACATGGAGGATCAGGGCGGCGGGATCCGGACGCTGGCGGGCCTGGCCTTTTGTGACCCTGAGAAGCAGCACGTTTGGCACATCCCTGGCCTGTGGCATGGAGTGCCCCCCATGGCCGCTGTGAGCTTGGGCTACAGTGAGGCCATTTTTGAGTTGAAGAGGTGCCTGCTGGAAAACATCCGGAATGGCCTGtccaaccaaaacaaaaacattcagcAGCTCATCGAGCTGGTACGACGGCTGTGA